In a genomic window of Aggregatimonas sangjinii:
- a CDS encoding TonB-dependent receptor gives MRFFIVLLFALLASNLQSQECAQILLGEIVDFHDNTPLQNATISIISKTATTTSNATGKFRFENLCNGIIELEVSHPECKSQFVTVTIEGDTYQKIRLEHHLEELEEVKVVGDLAKNTKTGQEESITVADIEKYSGNSLGDALKKITGVSSLNTGANIVKPVIQGLNGSRVLVLNNNVRMQDMEWGDEHAPNVDLNANQKISVIKGAAALEYGGDAIGGVIVLEPVPIVRTDSLFGKTQISLFSNGRGGNITTTLTKSYNSGLYLKGQGSFKRLGDLETPDYLLSNTGIQETGISLNIGKRDFIQGWEGYYSYFNADIGILRASHIGNVDDLIDAINSKEPNVVNDFTYDIIRPNQEVSHHLAKLNYYRRFEGLGKATFQYDFQKNRRFEYDVRVGEDADKPALDLQLTTHTISTDMQLDARQELDVKIGLLGRIQSNFANPDTGVKRLIPDYDRYDFGIFAVSELRLGTDWFLEGGVRYDFNRMDAKKFYRVSRWEERNYDTDFGEFVIEDLGTQLLTNPVFDYHNVSATAGFKYELGNNHRIRLNYAFAQRAPNPSELFSDGLHHSAARIELGDLRIKSESSSKLSASYEYETLKWGYTFAPYLNSIGDFILLEPNGVEFTIRGAFPVWSYRQTDAQLLGVDVSLYRNWTSKIRSDHKFSIVQGTDTTMDMPLINMPPANLTNSITYLNPKWKNLSVSFESQYVFEQKRFPPNIRVFSPQQQEEVVLDINTPPPAYHLVSADFASKFSLKHTDDLSVGLRITNAFNTQYREYLNRQRYFVDDLGRNISLRLIYNY, from the coding sequence ATGAGATTTTTTATAGTCCTGTTGTTCGCTTTGCTGGCGAGCAATTTGCAGAGCCAGGAATGCGCTCAAATTCTGTTAGGTGAAATCGTTGATTTTCACGACAACACCCCTTTGCAAAATGCGACCATAAGTATCATTTCCAAAACGGCGACCACCACATCGAACGCGACGGGTAAGTTTAGGTTTGAGAATTTGTGTAACGGGATTATCGAATTGGAGGTCTCCCATCCGGAATGTAAGTCGCAATTTGTAACGGTTACAATCGAAGGTGATACCTATCAGAAAATAAGGTTGGAACACCATCTAGAAGAATTGGAAGAAGTAAAAGTGGTTGGCGATTTGGCGAAAAACACCAAAACCGGACAGGAAGAAAGCATTACGGTAGCGGACATCGAAAAGTACAGTGGAAATAGTCTTGGAGACGCCTTGAAAAAAATTACAGGGGTATCTTCCTTAAACACGGGTGCAAACATTGTAAAGCCTGTCATACAGGGTTTGAATGGTAGTCGCGTACTTGTTCTGAACAACAACGTACGCATGCAGGATATGGAATGGGGAGATGAACACGCCCCAAATGTCGATTTGAACGCCAATCAGAAAATAAGCGTCATAAAAGGGGCCGCTGCCTTGGAGTACGGCGGGGATGCCATTGGAGGCGTTATCGTCCTAGAACCCGTACCCATTGTTCGAACGGACTCGTTGTTCGGAAAGACTCAAATCAGTCTTTTTTCAAATGGCCGTGGTGGAAACATAACGACTACCTTGACCAAGTCTTACAATTCGGGACTTTACCTAAAAGGTCAAGGTTCTTTCAAACGCTTGGGAGACCTCGAAACTCCCGACTACCTACTCTCGAACACAGGTATTCAGGAAACCGGCATTTCCCTTAATATCGGCAAGCGTGACTTCATTCAGGGCTGGGAAGGTTATTATTCCTATTTCAATGCGGATATCGGTATTTTGCGAGCGTCCCACATCGGTAATGTAGATGATTTAATCGATGCGATAAACAGTAAGGAACCCAACGTCGTAAACGATTTTACCTACGACATCATCAGGCCCAATCAAGAAGTTTCCCATCATTTGGCAAAGCTCAATTATTACAGGCGTTTCGAAGGATTGGGAAAAGCGACCTTTCAATACGATTTTCAAAAAAACAGAAGGTTCGAATACGATGTACGGGTCGGTGAGGATGCCGACAAACCTGCCTTGGATTTGCAATTGACCACACATACCATTTCGACAGACATGCAGTTGGATGCCCGACAAGAACTGGACGTCAAAATAGGTCTCCTGGGGCGCATACAATCGAATTTTGCCAATCCGGACACGGGAGTAAAACGATTGATTCCCGATTATGACCGCTATGATTTTGGAATTTTTGCAGTTTCCGAACTGCGCCTTGGTACCGATTGGTTTCTTGAGGGAGGCGTTCGATACGATTTCAATCGAATGGATGCCAAAAAATTCTATCGGGTATCCCGCTGGGAAGAACGAAACTACGACACCGATTTTGGGGAATTTGTGATAGAAGACCTCGGTACCCAGCTTTTGACGAACCCTGTCTTCGATTATCATAACGTTTCCGCGACCGCAGGATTCAAATATGAATTGGGGAACAATCATCGTATCCGACTCAATTATGCGTTTGCGCAACGTGCTCCCAACCCTTCGGAGCTTTTCAGTGATGGTTTGCACCATTCTGCGGCAAGAATAGAATTGGGCGATTTGCGGATAAAGAGCGAGTCGTCCTCAAAATTATCGGCTTCCTATGAGTACGAGACCTTAAAATGGGGCTACACATTCGCGCCCTACCTGAATTCCATTGGGGATTTTATCCTATTGGAGCCAAATGGAGTAGAGTTTACCATAAGAGGTGCCTTCCCGGTCTGGTCGTATCGGCAGACCGATGCACAGCTCCTAGGTGTTGATGTTTCGTTGTATCGAAATTGGACTTCGAAAATAAGATCAGATCACAAATTTTCAATTGTGCAGGGCACCGATACAACTATGGATATGCCCTTGATCAATATGCCTCCAGCCAATTTAACGAATAGTATTACGTACCTGAACCCTAAATGGAAAAACTTGAGTGTTTCCTTTGAAAGTCAATATGTCTTTGAACAGAAAAGATTTCCGCCCAACATTCGGGTGTTTTCACCACAGCAACAGGAAGAGGTCGTTCTCGATATCAATACCCCCCCACCTGCCTATCATCTGGTATCCGCTGATTTCGCATCGAAATTCTCTTTAAAGCATACCGATGATTTGAGTGTAGGGCTTCGGATTACAAATGCCTTCAATACCCAATATCGGGAATACTTGAATCGCCAGCGCTATTTTGTGGACGATTTAGGAAGAAATATAAGTCTAAGATTAATTTATAATTATTAA